A genomic window from Megalobrama amblycephala isolate DHTTF-2021 linkage group LG2, ASM1881202v1, whole genome shotgun sequence includes:
- the LOC125263017 gene encoding rootletin-like isoform X10 has translation MSGSENPNESKLEAVIQRLEESVLSEEKRLTVRGSSPDEPASSLPARVREIVSRNLSDSGGMSSGLSVQEENRVLQAELSRVEDLLAHSRAERDELAIKYSAISERLEQALRLETAEDGRDSPDSRSLAQQNVDLRRRLDEEQAAYKRKLTAYQEGQQRQAQLVQKLQAKVLQYKKKCGDLEQMLLEKSNGGSNGHRRDDDEPSSELESALIRLEEEQQRSSGLSAVNAMLREQLEQAGLANEALSQDIRRLTADWTKAREELEQRESDWRREEESFHSYFSSEHSRLLALWRQVVGFRRHVCELKSATERDLSEARNELACAAQSVQLQCVSACATLRSREDGSAQLLERETGQRLQLEQQLRDTVTEMMTLQAKSDSERAELNTRLVDAVRELERLKARVEDREQEVTALNRKLQDQRSLEETEVHSLRTHTAALQNTLRDITQLVFSDSDGVDGNTEESLLPLLRSSSSSSSSLPIIPDSCLSALRSTLNNRQIQLQELRERLQSAQASVQQLRRQQTEAESSRREAELRAQTLQGERDEAQRERETAVRERDRLRQERDALSSEKDGAGKAAQAAQTQAQLLQLECERLQLSASSAQREREHEREERDAAALERERARAETDRIQQLWDESECRASALRAELAALRESLQQGATDRQLMEAENRQLSDALGRSESSRAELSLTVTKLHSEESSLRDSLAKMSAINESLAQDKSDLNSLIVQLEEEKNALLSQRREAQQEKLTIRDELVRSEQDRLELDSVRLALHQSLQESELARAGLEAELQSLQADRVKLQDRITQLIGEMGVLEAELGSIRGEGDRQSAALEEVGRGRAELVRERAGLLVQLTASERENAALTEEIATFRSEREALETSLYELQQQINQIESRREQLDSENQNLRLRTDSTTAELKRLRAERETVLSQSEKEKDALRDALAAAQHEAQRALRTALSDHQEELERLTNQKEALRCSLEAEQEGALRRVRGHLEEQMTRLEKERDELQEELRSLQRDRDQSLLQAETDKQQALSMKEAEKALLSEKVSALQAELSTAALELERLSRETALLRDQERAAVASLNAELQELRSQLQDAASAHGRELRRLQENCADQQTRADTALRELEECRALLSSSEESRDSARRDLLEMDKRLCQIREAGEGHRRDGAELRRSLSDVIKERDALSQSNAQLREALKAAESERISVKRACEEEQQKASLLEESLASAQKEVSDLRSCLREVERSRLDARRELQELRRQVKVLDAECEQKAKQTAELQTRLSAEDQKDEERARELISLKQRLADTETSRTSLQKELASLQRRLSESELCWRSRERELTSQLQEARGCEKKLQDEARNLSVRAQSTSDASAQLQLELSEAQGRLAATEAELSRAEAGRRDLEFRLCSLQSALTRTLGIGASGRSSSRGRSPVGSSPSSLTSGMMSRHRSVSPLHCSLSPPKDVAGNVTPDNTIVLRPLSPERTDAPLPVALPELDPETLRSGLRDFLQELREAQRGRDEARGQLGSMQRELEEMTTERDSAHQRLIQLHTTLQECQEDKRAVDGKLLSAQALLHQQDESLRRGERERRALNERIKELERLSLNAEAERKRVEEQCSKLRAGEARLEAERRRLREALEAAEGRGTRVELGRRSLEGELQRLRLSLAEREMEIQTAHDRHESAVKQVAEGESRISSLQREVDRLTALLSKAQDGESVQKERALALSQSLQEVTAAHSATQGRLAALQKTLGQAESERRQLQERVDGLRASSSDGKRNIATLTERVQTLQSELSQSQLRRSEMETELHNTQEALRQRADSLTEAQRSLQSAQTERASAEERLRSLQRAVALLETEKRDAERQAVRLEKDKAALRNTLDKVERQKLKTEESSMRLCAEKGRLDRSLNTVEQELQDAQRQIVLLQEELCGVKPKIALCLAQLAELEQSHSASEQSARLREDAQREAERLRVSQREAERTLAARERAHRQRVKGLEEQVSTLKEQLQHEIRRRTPSLPS, from the exons ATGAGCGGTTCTGAAAACCCGAACGAGTCCAAACTTGAGGCGGTGATTCAG aggtTGGAGGAGAGCGTTCTGTCTGAAGAAAAGCGGCTGACGGTTCGAGGATCTTCTCCAGATGAACCCGCGTCCAGTTTACCGGCCCGCGTGCGCGAGATCGTCTCCAGAAACCTGAGCGACAGCG GAGGCATGTCGTCGGGTCTGTCGGTCCAGGAGGAGAACCGGGTTCTGCAGGCAGAACTGAGTCGTGTGGAGGATCTTCTGGCTCACAGTCGAGCAGAACGAGATGAACTGGCCATCAAATACAGCGCCATCAGCGAGAGA CTGGAGCAGGCGCTGCGGCTGGAGACGGCCGAGGACGGGCGGGACTCTCCTGACTCTCGCAGTCTGGCGCAGCAGAACGTGGATCTGCGCAGACGGCTGGACGAGGAGCAGGCGGCGTATAAGCGCAAGCTCACGGCGTATCAGGAGGGGCAGCAGAGACAAGCGCAGCTCGTACAGAAACTACAGGCCAAG GTCCTGCAGTATAAGAAGAAGTGTGGAGATCTGGAGCAGATGCTGCTGGAGAAATCTAAC GGCGGCAGTAACGGCCACCGGCGCGACGACGACGAGCCCAGCAGCGAGCTGGAGAGCGCCCTCATCCGCCTGGAGGAGGAACAGCAGAG GAGCAGCGGTCTGTCGGCGGTCAACGCTATGCTGCGAGAGCAGCTGGAACAGGCCGGACTGGCCAATGAAGCGCTCAGCCAGGACATCCGCAGACTCACTGCTGATTGGACCAAAGCGAGGGAGGAGCTGGAGCAGAGGGAGTCTGATTGGAGGAGAGAGGAGGAG TCTTTCCACAGCTACTTCAGCAGCGAGCACAGCCGTCTGCTGGCGCTCTGGAGGCAGGTGGTGGGCTTCCGCAGGCACGTCTGCGAGCTGAAGAGCGCCACCGAGAG GGATCTGTCCGAGGCGCGTAACGAGCTGGCGTGTGCGGCGCAGAGCGTGCAGCTGCAGTGTGTGAGCGCCTGCGCGACTCTGCGCAGCCGTGAGGATGGGTCTGCGCAGCTGCTGGAGAGAGAGACGGGCCAGCGGCTGCAGCTGGAGCAGCAGTTGAGAGATACGGTGACGGAGATGATGACGCTACAGGCCAAGAGTGACTCGGAGAGGGCCGAGCTCAACACACG gctGGTGGATGCAGTGAGAGAGCTGGAGCGTCTCAAAGCGCGTGTGGAGGACAGAGAACAGGAAGTCACAGCACTCAACAGGAAACTGCAG GATCAGAGGAGCCTTGAGGAAACTGAAGTTCATTCACTCAGGACACACACCGCAGCGCTGCAGAACACACTCAGAGACATCACACAG ctggTGTTCTCTGACAGTGACGGTGTGGACGGAAACACTGAAGAGTCTCTGCTGCCACTGCTGCGctcttcatcatcatcctcatcatcactACCCATCATCCCTGACAGCTGTCTGTCTGCACTGCGCTCCACtctgaacaacagacagatccAGCTGCAGGAGCTGCGTGAGCGTCTGCAGTCCGCGCAGGCGTCGGTCCAGCAGCTGCGCAGGCAGCAGACGGAGGCGGAGTCGAGCCGGCGGGAGGCGGAGCTCCGTGCGCAGACGCTGCAGGGAGAGAGAGACGAggctcagagagagagagagaccgctgtgagagagagagaccgacTGCGACAGGAGAGAGACGCGCTGAGCAG TGAGAAGGACGGCGCGGGTAAAGCGGCGCAGGCGGCGCAGACGCAGGCGCAGCTGCTGCAGCTGGAGTGCGAGAGGCTGCAGCTGTCTGCGTCGTCTGCGCAGAGAGAGCGAGAGCACGAGCGAGAGGAGAGAGACGCCGCCGCGCTGGAGAGAGAACGAGCACGAGCAGAGACGGACAGAAT tcagCAGCTGTGGGACGAGTCCGAGTGTCGTGCCTCTGCGCTGCGAGCCGAACTGGCGGCGCTGAGAGAGTCTCTCCAGCAGGGGGCGACAGACCGACAGCTGATGGAGGCCGAGAACCGACAGCTGAGCGACGCACTCGGCCGG AGCGAGAGCAGTCGCGCCGAACTCTCGCTAACGGTCACGAAGCTTCACTCGGAGGAGTCGTCACTCCGAGATTCTCTCGCTAAGATGAGCGCCATCAACGAGAGTCTCGCGCAGGACAAATCTGACCTCAACAGCCTCATCGTTCAg ctggaGGAGGAAAAGAATGCGCTGCTGTCTCAGCGAAGAGAAGCGCAACAAGAGAAGCTGACCATCAGAGACGAGCTCGTCCGCTCTGAGCAGGACCGGCTGGAGCTGGACTCTGTCCGTCTCGCTCTCCACCAATCACTGCAGGAGTCTGAGCTGGCCAGGGCGGGGCTGGAGGCGGAGCTTCAGTCACTGCAGGCAGACAGAGTCAAACTGCAAGACAGAATTACACAg ctgATTGGTGAGATGGGCGTTCTGGAGGCGGAGCTTGGTTCTATCCGCGGTGAAGGCGACAGGCAGAGCGCCGCTCTGGAGGAGGTGGGGCGTGGGAGGGCGGAGCTAGTGCGAGAGAGGGCGGGGCTTCTGGTTCAGCTGACGGcgtcagagagagagaacgcCGCCCTGACTGAGGAGATCGCCACCTTCAG gtCGGAGAGGGAGGCTCTGGAGACGAGTCTTTACGAGCTGCAGCAGCAGATAAATCAAATCGAGTCTCGCCGTGAACAGCTGGACTCGGAGAACCAGAACCTGAGATTACGTACCGACAGCACAACAG CGGAGCTGAAGCGTTTGCGCGCGGAGAGAGAGACAGTTCTGTCTCAgagtgagaaagagaaagaTGCGCTGAGAGACGCGCTCGCGGCCGCTCAACATGAAGCACAGCGAGCTCTGCGCACGGCCCTGTCCGACCACCAGGAGGAGCTGGAgagactgaccaatcagaag GAGGCGCTGCGCTGCAGTCTGGAGGCCGAACAGGAGGGGGCGCTGCGGCGGGTCCGCGGACACCTGGAGGAGCAGATGACCCGGCTTGAGAAAGAGCGAGATGAACTTCAGGAAGAGCTTCGTTCCCTGCAGCGCGACAGAGACCAGAGTCTGTTACAGGCGGAGACGGACAAACAGCAG GCGCTGTCCATGAAGGAGGCCGAGAAGGCGCTTCTGTCGGAGAAGGTGAGCGCCCTACAGGCGGAGCTGAGCACTGCAGCACTGGAGCTGGAGAGACTGAGCCGAGAGACGGCGCTCCTCAGAGACCAGGAGCGG GCTGCAGTCGCATCTCTAAACGCTGAACTGCAGGAACTGCGCAGTCAACTGCAGGACGCAGCCAGTGCACACGGCCGTGAGCTGCGCAGACTGCAGGAGAACTGCGCTGACCAGCAGACGCGAGCAGACACAGCGCTCAGAGAG TTGGAGGAGTGTCGCGCGCTGCTGTCGTCCAGCGAGGAGAGCCGGGACAGCGCCAGGAGAGATCTTCTGGAGATGGACAAGCGTTTGTGTCAGATACGGGAGGCAGGGGAGGGGCATAGGCGAGATGGGGCGGAGCTACGGCGCTCTCTCAGTGATGTCATCAAGGAGAGGGACGCTCTCAGCCAATCCAACGCGCAGCTGAGGGAAGCCCTGAAAGCGGCAGAGAGTGAGAGAATCAG CGTGAAGCGCGCGTGTGAGGAGGAGCAGCAGAAAGCGTCTCTGCTGGAGGAGAGTCTGGCGTCTGCTCAGAAGGAGGTGTCAGATCTGCGCAGCTGTCTGCGCGAGGTGGAGAGATCCAGACTGGATGCGCGTAGGGAGCTGCAGGAGCTGCGCAGACAG GTGAAAGTTCTAGACGCCGAGTGTGAGCAGAAGGCCAAGCAGACGGCTGAACTGCAGACGCGTCTGTCTGCGGAGGACCAGAAGGATGAGGAGCGAGCGAGAGAACTGATCTCGCTCAAACAGAGACTCGCCGACACGGAAACTAGCAGAACCTCTCTTCAGAAAGAG CTGGCTTCTCTACAGAGGCGTCTGAGCGAGAGCGAGTTGTGTTGGCGCAGTCGTGAGCGAGAGTTGACGTCTCAGCTACAGGAAGCTCGAGGCTGTGAGAAGAAGCTTCAAGACGAGGCGCGTAACCTCTCCGTTCGTGCTCAGTCGACCTCTGATGCGTCTGCGCAGTTGCAGCTGGAGCTGAGTGAGGCACAGGGCCGTCTGGCTGCGACGGAGGCAGAGTTATCACGTGCGGAGGCGGGGCGCAGGGATCTGGAGTTCAGGCTGTGCAGCCTGCAGTCGGCGCTCACACGTACACTGGGCATTGGGGCCAGTGGGCGGAGCAGCAGCAGGGGGCGGAGCCCAGTAGGCTCCTCCCCTTCCTCTCTGACCTCTGGGATGATGTCTCGCCATAGGAGCGTGTCTCCGCTGCACTGCTCGCTATCGCCACCCAAag ATGTGGCAGGTAACGTCACGCCAGATAACACCATCGTGCTGCGGCCGCTGTCTCCAGAGAGGACAGACGCCCCGCTGCCCGTCGCCCTGCCTGAGCTGGACCCGGAAACCCTGCGCAGCGGCCTCAGAGACTTCCTGCAGGAACTGCGAGAGGCTCAGAGAGGCCGA GACGAGGCTCGGGGTCAACTGGGGTCAATGCAGAGAGAATTAGAGGAAATGACCACagagagagactccgcccaccaGCGCCTCATTCAGCTACACACCACACTACAGGAGTGCCAGGAGG ATAAGCGTGCTGTGGATGGAAAACTGTTGTCGGCTCAAGCTCTGCTGCATCAGCAGGATGAGTCCCTgcggagaggagagagagagcgacGAGCGTTAAACGAGCGAATCAAAGAGCTGGAGAGACTTTCACTGAACGCCGAGGCTGAGCGCAAGCGCGTGGAG GAGCAGTGCAGTAAGCTGCGCGCTGGCGAGGCGCGTTTGGAGGCGGAGCGTCGGCGGCTGCGTGAGGCTCTGGAGGCGGCCGAGGGGCGGGGCACAcgggtggagctggggaggcGGAGTCTCGAGGGAGAGCTGCAGAGACTGAGACTGAGTCTGGccgagagagagatggagatcCAGACGGCTCACGACCGTCACGAGAGCGCCGTCAAACAG GTGGCAGAGGGCGAATCTCGCATCTCGTCTCTTCAGCGGGAGGTGGACAGACTGACGGCATTGCTGTCTAAAGCTCAGGACGGAGAGAGCGTTCAGAAAGAGCGAGCGCTCGCTCTCTCCCAGAGCCTGCAGGAAGTCACCGCCGCCCACAGCGCCACCCAAGGGCGTCTCGCTGCGCTGCAGAAGACGCTGGGACAGGCTGAGAGCGAGCGCAGACAGCTGCAG GAGCGCGTGGACGGACTCAGAGCGTCCTCGTCGGACGGGAAGCGAAACATCGCCACCCTCACGGAGCGCGTGCAGACGCTGCAGTCGGAATTGAGCCAGAGTCAGCTGCGCAGATCTGAGATGGAGACAGAGCTGCACAACACACAGGAG GCTCTGCGACAGAGGGCCGACAGTCTGACCGAGGCCCAGCGCAGTTTGCAGTCTGCGCAGACAGAGCGAGCGTCTGCAGAGGAGCGTCTGCGCAGCCTGCAGCGAGCCGTGGCCCTATTGGAGACCGAGAAGAGAGATGCAGAGAGACAGGCCGTCCGGCTGGAGAAAGACAAGGCCGCGCTGAGAAACACGCTGGATAAG GTGGAGCGTCAGAAGCTGAAGACGGAGGAGAGCAGCATGCGTCTGTGTGCGGAAAAAGGCCGCCTGGATCGTTCGCTCAACACCGTCGAACAGGAGCTGCAGGACGCGCAGAGACAGATCGTGCTGCTGCAG GAAGAGTTGTGCGGCGTGAAACCGAAGATTGCGCTGTGTCTG GCTCAGCTGGCCGAGCTGGAGCAGAGTCACAGCGCCAGTGAGCAGTCGGCCCGTCTGCGTGAGGACGCCCAGCGGGAGGCCGAGAGACTGCGCGTCAGTCAGAGAGAGGCCGAGCGAACGTTGGCCGCGCGCGAGAGAGCTCACCGGCAGCGCGTCAAGGGTCTGGAGGAGCAGGTGTCCACGCTGAAGGAGCAGCTGCAGCACGAGATACGCCGCAGAACGCCGTCGCTGCCGAGCTGA